From the genome of Schaalia dentiphila ATCC 17982, one region includes:
- a CDS encoding MarR family winged helix-turn-helix transcriptional regulator, with translation MESRAQLTPIVQANSARAAAWRVFFEASGRLQGILETRLKRTYGVSMPDYNILLALWEAPGHRLRMGELADRVVYSPSRVTYLVSNLSRDGWVERVPSAVDRRGYDACLTTQGIETVLAATELHQQTVSEYLLDGMTDADIDSIAKVFATLDSRLRGGEKDS, from the coding sequence ATGGAATCACGAGCACAACTGACGCCGATCGTTCAGGCCAATAGTGCGCGCGCTGCCGCATGGCGAGTCTTCTTCGAGGCGTCCGGGCGCCTGCAGGGCATTCTCGAGACGCGCCTCAAGCGCACCTACGGGGTTTCCATGCCCGACTACAACATTCTTCTGGCCCTCTGGGAGGCGCCTGGCCATCGTCTGCGCATGGGCGAGCTGGCCGACCGTGTCGTTTATTCGCCGTCGCGCGTCACCTACCTCGTTTCGAATCTGTCGCGCGACGGATGGGTGGAACGCGTTCCCTCCGCGGTCGATCGCCGCGGCTACGACGCGTGCCTGACGACCCAGGGGATCGAAACTGTGCTTGCTGCCACAGAGCTGCATCAGCAGACGGTCAGCGAGTACCTCCTGGATGGCATGACGGACGCCGATATCGACTCAATTGCCAAGGTTTTTGCCACTCTTGACTCGCGCCTGCGCGGCGGCGAAAAAGACTCCTAG
- a CDS encoding tRNA (adenine-N1)-methyltransferase, translating into MTIQRNTSMSANDFGQPTRRGVLSEGDRVQVRDPKGRFHQVILVSGGRFQSNRGGFNHNDVIGRPDGQVIVTEEGRQFQILRPLQVDYVMSMPRGAAVVYPKDAGVITHMGDIFPGATVVEAGAGSGALSMALLDAVGPQGCLISVERRQDFADIAAANVDLWFGRRHPAWDLRVGDVDEVLWSAEEGSVDRIVLDMLAPWENIEAITHALIPGGVLVCYVATVTQMSRLVEDLRASERFTDPIAWEDIRREWHLDGLAVRPEHRMVAHTGFLVVTRLLAPGVTPQERSTRPAKAAEGQGGAWDDEPDWSLEKVGQRVNSEKKVRKVRRDVVAQADTWASEGREAATDE; encoded by the coding sequence ATGACTATTCAGCGTAATACTTCAATGTCGGCCAATGATTTTGGCCAGCCCACCCGCCGAGGCGTCCTTTCTGAGGGCGACCGCGTTCAGGTTCGCGACCCCAAGGGACGCTTCCACCAGGTGATTCTCGTGAGCGGTGGTCGTTTCCAATCCAACCGCGGCGGATTCAACCATAACGACGTCATTGGCCGTCCCGACGGCCAGGTGATTGTCACCGAGGAAGGCCGCCAGTTCCAGATCCTGCGGCCCCTGCAGGTCGATTATGTGATGTCGATGCCCCGCGGCGCCGCCGTCGTCTATCCCAAGGACGCAGGGGTCATTACCCACATGGGGGATATTTTCCCCGGCGCGACTGTCGTCGAGGCCGGCGCCGGCTCCGGCGCGCTGTCGATGGCTCTCCTCGATGCGGTCGGCCCGCAGGGGTGCCTTATCTCTGTGGAGCGGCGCCAGGACTTCGCTGACATCGCGGCCGCCAACGTTGACCTGTGGTTCGGCCGCCGCCACCCCGCATGGGACCTGCGCGTCGGTGACGTCGACGAGGTGCTGTGGTCGGCCGAAGAGGGCAGCGTCGACCGGATCGTACTCGACATGCTTGCTCCCTGGGAGAACATCGAGGCCATCACCCATGCGCTGATTCCGGGCGGCGTGCTCGTGTGCTACGTCGCGACCGTCACACAGATGTCACGTCTCGTCGAGGATCTGCGCGCCTCCGAGCGTTTCACCGATCCGATCGCCTGGGAGGACATACGCCGCGAGTGGCACCTCGACGGCCTGGCCGTGCGCCCCGAGCACCGCATGGTGGCCCACACCGGTTTCCTCGTGGTCACCCGCCTCCTCGCGCCTGGCGTCACGCCGCAGGAGCGTTCGACTCGTCCGGCGAAGGCTGCCGAAGGTCAGGGCGGCGCGTGGGACGACGAGCCGGACTGGTCGCTGGAGAAGGTCGGTCAGCGCGTGAACTCTGAGAAGAAGGTGCGCAAGGTCCGCCGTGACGTCGTCGCGCAGGCCGACACGTGGGCGTCGGAGGGACGTGAGGCAGCGACTGATGAGTGA
- a CDS encoding HAD family hydrolase, which yields MSLSISVVLFDVDGTIVDSAPAVMSAFRGALSDYDFPIPDDQRLRTYVGPPLWYAFGDLGYEGELLANLVSGYRSRYQAHFLDPEPFPGVIELLHELHDAGVPLATATSKQAPMALAQMEHLGLSSVFDVIAGATPDPASSKATVIHEALTRLEDRGADISRPVIVGDSIWDVRGAKEAGIPVIGVGWGYATDDGLADADAVCDTVDDLRTYLLDGVAQHARSAG from the coding sequence GTGTCTTTATCCATTTCTGTTGTCCTTTTTGACGTCGACGGAACGATTGTTGATTCCGCTCCGGCCGTCATGAGTGCATTTCGTGGCGCACTGTCAGACTACGATTTTCCGATCCCCGACGATCAGCGGCTCCGCACCTATGTCGGCCCGCCGCTGTGGTACGCCTTCGGCGACCTGGGGTACGAGGGTGAGCTCCTAGCCAACCTCGTGAGTGGCTACCGTTCGCGATATCAAGCTCACTTTCTTGATCCCGAGCCCTTCCCCGGGGTCATTGAGCTGCTTCACGAACTTCATGATGCTGGCGTTCCGTTGGCGACCGCGACGTCGAAGCAGGCCCCGATGGCTCTCGCTCAGATGGAGCATCTCGGCCTGTCCAGCGTTTTTGATGTGATTGCCGGGGCTACCCCCGACCCGGCCTCGAGCAAAGCAACAGTCATTCACGAGGCTCTGACACGTTTGGAGGATCGCGGCGCCGATATCTCCCGCCCCGTTATCGTCGGCGACTCGATCTGGGACGTGCGCGGCGCTAAGGAGGCTGGCATTCCGGTGATCGGCGTTGGGTGGGGCTACGCAACGGACGATGGCCTGGCCGATGCGGATGCCGTGTGCGACACGGTCGATGACCTGCGCACATACCTCCTGGATGGCGTGGCGCAGCACGCGCGAAGCGCTGGTTAG
- a CDS encoding aldo/keto reductase, with the protein MDLKQCGRTGLYLSAIGIGTLTWGRDTDGPEALDMLRRFVDAGGNLVECSASHGDGMAVDILSEAISAVGRHRVAVAWRGGVRRASEGAWVSAAGRGDLLRSLDDALARLDTDYVDVWMVEPRAEVPLDETLEAATAAYRSGRARYVGLSRATQWQLAEAVTRGMLGASAPISVVEFPFSLADTSRAARVAELSEHGVGVIAASALAGGALTGKYRHSTPADSRAASPHLRHLVEGHLTGSARGVIEAATRAGAGLERSTGDVALAWVRDYPGVTSALVGPRTLRQLETLLDYTEPLPAPIRQVLSEVAQ; encoded by the coding sequence ATGGACTTGAAGCAATGCGGCCGCACCGGGCTCTACCTGTCGGCCATTGGTATCGGCACGCTCACCTGGGGGCGCGACACTGACGGCCCCGAAGCGCTCGACATGCTGCGCCGTTTCGTCGACGCGGGCGGCAATCTGGTGGAATGTTCTGCGTCCCATGGTGACGGCATGGCGGTAGACATCCTGTCCGAAGCCATCTCAGCTGTTGGTCGGCACCGCGTGGCAGTCGCGTGGCGCGGAGGCGTGCGCCGGGCCTCCGAAGGCGCGTGGGTGAGCGCTGCGGGGCGCGGCGATCTGCTGCGCAGTCTCGATGATGCCCTCGCACGGTTGGACACCGACTACGTGGACGTGTGGATGGTGGAGCCTCGCGCGGAGGTCCCACTGGACGAGACTCTTGAAGCTGCGACCGCAGCGTATCGCTCTGGCCGTGCGCGCTACGTGGGGCTGTCGCGGGCGACGCAGTGGCAGCTTGCCGAGGCGGTGACACGCGGCATGCTCGGAGCGAGCGCTCCGATCTCAGTGGTCGAGTTCCCCTTCTCCCTCGCAGATACCTCGCGGGCGGCGAGGGTCGCTGAACTGAGTGAACACGGGGTCGGCGTCATCGCCGCGTCCGCATTGGCAGGCGGTGCTCTGACGGGCAAGTACCGCCACTCGACGCCCGCGGACTCGCGCGCTGCTTCGCCACATCTTCGCCATCTGGTGGAGGGCCACTTGACGGGCTCGGCGCGCGGCGTCATTGAGGCTGCCACGCGCGCGGGCGCGGGACTGGAACGCTCGACGGGCGACGTGGCGCTTGCATGGGTGCGCGATTATCCGGGTGTCACCAGTGCCCTCGTCGGTCCGCGCACGCTGCGCCAGCTGGAGACGCTGCTCGATTACACGGAGCCGTTGCCTGCCCCCATTCGGCAGGTTCTCTCCGAGGTGGCTCAGTAG
- a CDS encoding nucleoside triphosphate pyrophosphohydrolase family protein has protein sequence MSEKNTPTSNTQSAPSPMELVQEFHRTYSMPIRSFDDPTLSYERLGMRMSLIAEEFAELMGAVYGKRARAIIETATAEAVAADDGERDVIEAADALADLIYVIYGMAIESGMDLDSVLAEVQASNLSKLMPDGSVKLREDGKVLKGPNFFPPNVARGLGLETGESANDAD, from the coding sequence ATGAGCGAGAAGAACACCCCCACCTCGAACACTCAGAGCGCTCCCAGCCCGATGGAACTCGTCCAGGAGTTCCACCGCACCTACTCGATGCCGATTCGTTCCTTCGACGATCCGACGTTGTCCTATGAGCGCCTCGGCATGCGCATGAGCCTCATCGCCGAAGAATTCGCTGAACTCATGGGAGCGGTGTACGGCAAGCGCGCGCGCGCGATCATTGAGACGGCTACCGCCGAGGCGGTCGCGGCAGACGATGGCGAGCGCGATGTTATTGAGGCTGCGGACGCCCTCGCCGACCTCATCTACGTCATCTACGGTATGGCGATCGAGTCCGGAATGGATCTCGATTCTGTGCTCGCCGAGGTCCAGGCTTCGAACCTCTCCAAGCTTATGCCGGACGGCTCCGTCAAGCTGCGCGAGGATGGAAAGGTCCTCAAAGGCCCCAACTTCTTCCCGCCGAATGTTGCGCGCGGCCTCGGCCTGGAGACCGGGGAGAGCGCCAACGACGCGGACTAA
- a CDS encoding RecB family exonuclease — protein sequence MTDLITPSTAERTWEPALSASRAKEYERCPLQYRLHVLDGYREPETRAKALGTIVHAVLEKLFALPAQQRTPEAARGQVWPQYEALASKNPEVPALFSDDADRDAWLDEARAVVNGYFAIEQPQWIAPAALEQRVTTMTSGGVRLLGFIDRVDRAPDGRLRVVDYKTGKAPGPRYVDEALYQLRFYALLLARTQVLPSRMQLVYLKAGQVITFDPKAGDIASFERHIDQLWDSIARDIENDSFVPRKNPLCNWCGVRSLCPVFGGTTPPLPEQHARWLSRTRLG from the coding sequence ATGACAGACCTGATCACCCCTTCGACGGCCGAGCGCACGTGGGAGCCCGCACTCTCGGCTTCGCGAGCGAAGGAATACGAGCGCTGCCCCCTGCAGTACCGTCTTCACGTCCTGGACGGATACCGTGAACCAGAAACGCGCGCGAAGGCTCTGGGAACAATCGTGCACGCAGTGCTTGAGAAGCTTTTCGCTCTGCCAGCGCAGCAGCGTACACCTGAGGCCGCGCGCGGCCAGGTGTGGCCGCAATACGAGGCCCTGGCATCAAAGAACCCGGAGGTTCCCGCGTTGTTTAGCGACGATGCGGACCGTGACGCGTGGCTCGACGAGGCGCGCGCGGTCGTCAACGGGTACTTTGCGATCGAGCAGCCCCAGTGGATTGCACCGGCAGCGCTTGAGCAGCGTGTGACGACAATGACCTCGGGCGGCGTACGACTCCTCGGTTTCATCGACCGTGTGGACCGTGCCCCCGACGGACGGCTTCGGGTCGTCGACTACAAGACCGGGAAGGCGCCCGGTCCGCGCTACGTCGACGAGGCCCTGTACCAGCTGCGTTTCTACGCGCTGCTCCTCGCGCGCACGCAGGTGCTTCCTTCTCGCATGCAGCTTGTCTATCTGAAGGCCGGCCAGGTCATCACCTTTGATCCCAAAGCGGGCGACATCGCGAGTTTTGAGCGTCACATTGACCAGCTCTGGGACTCGATTGCACGCGACATTGAGAACGACTCTTTTGTGCCTCGCAAGAATCCCCTGTGCAACTGGTGCGGGGTGCGGTCACTCTGCCCGGTGTTCGGCGGAACCACTCCCCCGCTGCCCGAGCAACATGCACGGTGGCTGTCGCGGACTCGGCTAGGCTAG
- a CDS encoding NAD(P)/FAD-dependent oxidoreductase, with protein sequence MARVAVIGGGYGGVTVAKGLDPIADVVLIEQKDQFVHHAAALRAAVDTVWEHAIFMPYTNLLHRGEVLRGTVSRVDGTTVHVFGHDPIEADYVVFATGSTYPFPAKYSSYRSSVAKARLEQLHENLGRARSVMIVGGGTVGIELTGELANAFPGLDITIVEASDQILGTPGYTDALRNEISEQLSTLGVRVVTGSELAYLPPQNVGDLSHFMVETKNGEVIEADLWFQCYGARANTGFLIGSDYESVMNPNGTIRVDSTMQVADHPNVYAVGDLTDVRESKRADAARQQARVVIANITAQIEGEKPDAIYQPTKEWVILPLGPNMGASQLLDADGQTRILGAEQTAEIKGTDLMVSVIRSQLNLP encoded by the coding sequence ATGGCACGCGTCGCAGTCATTGGCGGAGGTTACGGAGGCGTCACGGTCGCAAAGGGGCTGGACCCCATCGCGGACGTTGTCCTCATCGAACAGAAGGACCAGTTCGTCCATCACGCAGCCGCGCTGCGTGCCGCGGTCGACACCGTGTGGGAACACGCGATCTTCATGCCCTACACGAACCTGCTGCACCGCGGCGAGGTCCTCCGTGGCACAGTATCGCGTGTTGACGGCACGACCGTTCATGTCTTTGGCCACGACCCGATCGAGGCCGACTACGTCGTCTTCGCGACCGGATCGACCTATCCTTTCCCCGCGAAGTACTCCTCTTACCGCTCGTCCGTGGCGAAGGCACGCCTTGAGCAGCTGCACGAGAACCTCGGACGGGCCCGCTCGGTGATGATCGTCGGCGGCGGCACCGTCGGCATCGAGCTGACCGGCGAACTCGCCAATGCCTTCCCCGGCCTGGACATCACGATCGTTGAGGCCTCCGATCAGATCCTGGGCACGCCCGGCTACACCGATGCGCTGCGCAACGAGATCAGCGAGCAGCTGAGCACCCTCGGCGTGCGCGTCGTCACCGGCTCTGAGCTCGCTTACCTGCCCCCGCAGAACGTTGGCGACCTCAGTCACTTCATGGTTGAAACCAAGAACGGTGAGGTCATCGAGGCCGATCTGTGGTTCCAGTGCTACGGTGCCCGCGCCAACACCGGCTTCCTGATCGGCAGCGACTACGAGTCCGTCATGAACCCGAACGGCACCATCCGTGTCGATAGCACCATGCAGGTCGCAGATCACCCGAACGTCTACGCCGTCGGTGATCTCACCGATGTGCGTGAATCGAAGCGTGCCGACGCCGCGCGCCAGCAGGCCCGCGTCGTCATCGCGAACATCACCGCCCAGATCGAAGGGGAGAAGCCCGACGCCATCTACCAGCCGACGAAGGAGTGGGTGATTCTGCCCCTCGGCCCGAACATGGGTGCGTCGCAGCTCCTTGATGCGGACGGGCAGACCCGTATTCTGGGCGCGGAGCAGACCGCCGAGATCAAGGGAACCGATCTGATGGTGTCCGTTATTCGTTCGCAGCTCAACCTCCCCTGA
- a CDS encoding DsbA family oxidoreductase, with protein sequence MWLDTCDPWSYLGLRHLRAALEEFEHRDEVEVYLHAFLLDPELDAPVDKPRVVALVESGAATLEEVRESDERMQALGAREGIRFDFDKLIIAPTSRAHRIIAAAHDADIDADTVAGPSSLQLKVAEAIMRAHFEMGLDISHPEVLIGCAQDIGMPPELAALAVGDEEWASRVYSDFQMAMHMGVTTVPTYVFDAQYLVDGHQTITAFTNILATAWEQSRKDHA encoded by the coding sequence ATGTGGCTCGACACCTGCGACCCGTGGAGCTATCTCGGGCTGCGACACCTGCGCGCAGCTCTCGAGGAATTCGAGCATCGTGACGAGGTTGAGGTCTACCTGCACGCTTTCCTTCTTGACCCGGAACTCGACGCCCCCGTGGACAAGCCCCGCGTTGTGGCTCTCGTGGAATCCGGTGCCGCGACGCTCGAAGAAGTACGCGAATCTGACGAGCGGATGCAGGCGCTCGGCGCGCGCGAGGGGATTCGCTTCGACTTCGATAAACTCATCATCGCTCCGACATCGCGCGCACACCGCATCATCGCGGCCGCCCACGATGCTGATATTGATGCCGATACGGTGGCAGGTCCCTCCTCGCTGCAACTGAAGGTTGCCGAGGCCATCATGCGCGCCCACTTCGAAATGGGGCTGGACATCTCCCACCCCGAGGTTCTCATCGGGTGCGCCCAGGACATTGGAATGCCGCCGGAGCTTGCTGCTCTCGCCGTGGGCGACGAGGAATGGGCATCCCGCGTGTATTCGGACTTCCAGATGGCGATGCACATGGGTGTCACCACCGTCCCCACGTACGTCTTTGACGCGCAGTACCTCGTCGACGGACATCAAACGATCACCGCATTTACGAACATCCTGGCTACGGCCTGGGAACAGTCTCGAAAGGATCACGCATGA
- a CDS encoding error-prone DNA polymerase produces the protein MTTERRYAELHAHSAFTFLDGTDEPARMVEEAARLGLDALAILDVDGMYSTVQTTMAARTAGLPIVYGAELTLAPDALRGIVPGSSAPGWGLAPGAEDPGMRLPIVAASPTGYAHLVGAMSARALSEPGQRNPRHDLVNLSEAGGELVVLTGGRRGPLMRALRAGGTAPARRVLDGLVDAFGCDQVLVEWQAARGDEDEVGDVLAELARASGTRLVATSGARMSSPSKQALGDILTATRLGSSLNEAEAHLGAHRSFLRSPAEMARLHGAHPQALDNACEVAAACAFDLRLVAPRLPRTQVPDGHTPDSWLAHCTYEGASVRYGSRAHHPRAWETIEHELGVIERLGFAGYFLIVKDIVDFCARNGILCQGRGSAANSAVCYCLGITAVDAVRHNLLFERFLSDARSGPPDIDVDIEACRREEVIQYVYDTFGRDRAAQVANVITYRPRSAIRDVARALGYPAGTATAWSQGRGEVPPLVGDAAQALARLPRHMGIHSGGMVLTDQPVSRICPVGWAAMPGRTVLQWDKEDCADAGLVKFDLLSLGMLTALRVAFDELRAGGARAGEASNQLRGWAPRVVEGREGQPLGLHTLPEEDPRVYDLLCAADTVGVFQVESRAQMNTLPRLKPRCFYDIVVEVALIRPGPIQGRSVNPYLRRRSGREKVTYLHQLLEPALRQTLGVPLFQEQLMRIARDAAGLSGARADQLRRAMGAKRSPERMEALKGDLMAGMEERGIDAPTRERIFEQLKGFADFGFPESHSFSFAHIVYASSWLKVHAPEHFYAAILASQPMGFYSPATLVQDARRHGVRVVGPSVNDSLVDASVQRVGDDEAGESYNPGRPEALPSRGTVALDVDRELAVRIGLSQVRGLGAVAERIVEARRQGAFTSQADLARRAHVSASAMEKLAMAGALECLGVGRREGAWAAGALAQPQARAGQWQPFLPGTEVGARVPELPSLSEAERMRSDVASTGLTPGRHPFSYVRGSLPASVLRAGELGQHLTGRIVDIAGVVTHRQRPHTGGGITFLSLEDETGLVNVSVSVGAWKKFRRVCLESSALLVRGTLEWGDGAISVQAFRIASIALPVEVKSRDFR, from the coding sequence ATGACCACGGAACGACGCTACGCAGAACTGCATGCGCACAGCGCCTTCACGTTTCTTGACGGGACCGACGAGCCCGCGCGTATGGTGGAGGAAGCTGCGCGCCTCGGGCTCGATGCCCTCGCGATTCTCGACGTCGACGGCATGTACTCGACGGTTCAGACGACCATGGCTGCCCGCACGGCCGGCCTGCCGATCGTGTACGGCGCTGAGCTCACGCTCGCGCCGGATGCTCTGAGGGGCATTGTTCCGGGTTCATCTGCGCCGGGATGGGGACTTGCTCCCGGAGCTGAAGACCCGGGGATGCGCCTCCCCATTGTGGCGGCCAGCCCCACCGGCTACGCGCATCTCGTGGGAGCGATGAGCGCTCGAGCACTGTCCGAACCCGGGCAGCGCAATCCACGCCACGACCTCGTCAATCTGAGTGAGGCCGGAGGGGAGCTCGTCGTCCTCACTGGCGGTAGGCGGGGCCCGCTCATGCGCGCGCTACGAGCCGGGGGCACGGCGCCCGCACGCCGAGTCCTGGACGGACTTGTAGACGCTTTTGGGTGCGACCAGGTCCTCGTCGAGTGGCAGGCTGCGCGTGGGGATGAAGACGAGGTCGGAGACGTGCTCGCGGAGCTTGCGCGCGCGAGCGGAACTCGCCTGGTGGCGACGAGCGGAGCGCGCATGTCCTCACCCTCGAAGCAGGCGCTCGGCGACATCTTGACGGCGACCCGCTTGGGATCTTCCTTGAACGAGGCGGAGGCTCACCTGGGCGCGCACCGCTCTTTCCTGCGTTCACCCGCGGAGATGGCACGACTGCATGGAGCACACCCGCAGGCACTCGACAACGCATGCGAGGTCGCAGCCGCGTGCGCTTTCGACCTGCGCCTCGTCGCCCCGCGCTTGCCGCGCACCCAGGTCCCCGACGGGCACACCCCGGACAGCTGGCTCGCGCACTGCACCTACGAGGGCGCGAGCGTGCGCTACGGATCACGCGCACACCACCCCCGGGCATGGGAAACGATCGAGCACGAACTCGGGGTCATCGAGCGCCTCGGCTTTGCGGGCTACTTCCTCATCGTCAAAGACATCGTCGACTTTTGCGCCCGCAACGGGATCCTGTGCCAGGGGCGGGGCAGCGCCGCCAACTCAGCGGTGTGCTATTGCCTGGGAATCACAGCGGTCGACGCGGTGCGCCACAACCTGCTGTTCGAGCGATTTTTATCCGATGCGCGCTCGGGGCCACCGGATATCGATGTCGATATCGAGGCGTGTCGTCGAGAAGAGGTCATCCAGTACGTCTACGACACGTTTGGGAGGGATCGCGCGGCCCAGGTCGCGAACGTCATCACGTACCGCCCGCGCTCAGCGATCCGCGATGTCGCACGCGCCCTCGGATACCCGGCCGGTACGGCCACAGCCTGGTCCCAGGGCAGGGGAGAAGTGCCACCCCTCGTTGGTGATGCGGCCCAGGCGCTCGCGCGTCTTCCCCGGCACATGGGGATCCACTCAGGCGGCATGGTGCTCACCGATCAGCCGGTGTCGCGCATCTGCCCGGTTGGGTGGGCCGCGATGCCGGGACGTACGGTTCTCCAATGGGATAAGGAGGACTGTGCGGATGCCGGCCTCGTGAAGTTCGACCTGCTATCGCTCGGCATGTTGACCGCGTTGCGCGTCGCCTTCGACGAGCTCCGGGCGGGTGGCGCGCGTGCGGGGGAGGCCTCGAATCAGCTGCGTGGCTGGGCACCTCGAGTAGTGGAAGGGCGCGAGGGCCAACCCCTGGGCCTGCACACCCTGCCGGAGGAGGACCCGAGGGTCTACGACTTGCTGTGCGCGGCCGACACGGTGGGCGTCTTCCAGGTAGAGTCGCGCGCGCAGATGAACACGCTTCCTAGGCTCAAACCACGCTGCTTCTACGACATTGTCGTGGAGGTCGCTCTGATCCGACCGGGGCCGATCCAGGGGCGCTCAGTCAACCCCTATTTACGGCGCCGTTCGGGACGCGAGAAGGTCACCTATCTGCACCAACTCCTTGAGCCCGCCCTGCGCCAGACGCTCGGCGTCCCCCTCTTTCAGGAGCAGCTCATGCGCATCGCGAGGGACGCGGCGGGCTTGTCGGGGGCGCGCGCCGATCAGCTGCGCCGCGCGATGGGGGCCAAGCGCAGCCCGGAGCGCATGGAAGCTCTCAAGGGGGACCTTATGGCGGGCATGGAGGAACGGGGTATCGACGCGCCCACGCGCGAGCGTATCTTCGAACAGCTCAAGGGCTTTGCGGACTTCGGGTTCCCGGAGTCTCATTCGTTTTCCTTCGCACACATCGTGTACGCGTCGTCCTGGCTGAAGGTGCACGCCCCCGAGCACTTTTATGCCGCGATCCTGGCCTCCCAGCCGATGGGCTTCTATTCGCCCGCGACCCTCGTGCAGGACGCCCGCAGGCACGGGGTGCGCGTGGTGGGTCCGTCAGTCAACGATTCACTCGTCGACGCGAGCGTGCAGCGCGTGGGCGACGATGAGGCGGGGGAGTCCTACAACCCGGGGCGCCCGGAGGCTTTGCCCTCGCGCGGCACCGTTGCCCTCGATGTCGATCGCGAGCTTGCGGTGCGTATCGGGCTCTCTCAGGTACGAGGCCTGGGCGCGGTCGCCGAGCGCATCGTCGAAGCCAGGCGTCAGGGAGCATTTACGAGTCAGGCGGACCTCGCGCGGCGAGCCCACGTGAGCGCCTCTGCCATGGAAAAGCTCGCGATGGCCGGCGCTCTCGAGTGTCTGGGGGTCGGGCGGCGCGAGGGTGCATGGGCTGCGGGGGCACTCGCGCAGCCACAGGCTCGGGCCGGTCAATGGCAGCCATTCCTTCCGGGCACGGAGGTGGGGGCGCGCGTTCCCGAGCTGCCTTCGTTATCGGAGGCGGAGCGCATGCGCTCGGATGTCGCTTCGACGGGGCTGACCCCGGGGCGCCACCCTTTCAGCTACGTCCGCGGATCGCTGCCCGCTAGCGTCCTCCGGGCTGGCGAGCTGGGCCAGCACCTGACCGGACGCATCGTCGACATCGCCGGAGTCGTCACCCATCGACAGCGCCCGCACACGGGCGGGGGGATCACGTTCCTCTCCCTCGAAGACGAAACCGGCCTCGTCAACGTCTCTGTCTCTGTGGGAGCATGGAAAAAGTTCCGGCGCGTGTGCCTCGAGTCCAGTGCTCTACTCGTGCGTGGGACACTCGAGTGGGGAGATGGTGCGATCAGCGTGCAAGCCTTCAGGATCGCGTCTATCGCACTTCCCGTCGAGGTAAAGTCCCGAGACTTTCGCTAA